In Rhodothermales bacterium, one DNA window encodes the following:
- a CDS encoding ABC transporter ATP-binding protein, translating into MAMIDVDQLTRTFGDFTAVDHVSFSVEAGEIFGFLGANGAGKTTCMKMLTGLLAPSSGHATVAGFDVGAQPEQVKRRIGYMSQKFSLYEDLTVRENIRFYGGIYGLSNAAIRDKTEALLRKLDLTEAGHTLIRALPLGWRQKLAFSVAILHDPKVVFLDEPTGGVDPITRRQFWDMIYEAAAAGVTVFATTHYMDEAEYCDR; encoded by the coding sequence ATGGCCATGATCGATGTCGACCAGCTCACCCGCACGTTTGGCGATTTTACGGCGGTAGACCACGTCTCCTTCTCTGTCGAGGCCGGGGAGATCTTCGGGTTCCTGGGCGCCAACGGCGCCGGCAAGACGACGTGTATGAAGATGCTCACAGGGTTGCTCGCGCCATCGTCCGGGCACGCCACCGTCGCCGGCTTCGATGTCGGCGCCCAACCCGAGCAGGTGAAGCGCCGGATCGGGTACATGAGCCAGAAGTTTTCGCTCTACGAGGACCTCACCGTGCGCGAAAACATCCGCTTCTACGGAGGCATCTACGGTCTCTCGAACGCCGCCATCCGAGACAAAACCGAGGCTTTACTCCGCAAACTGGATCTCACCGAAGCCGGTCATACGCTCATCCGGGCGCTGCCGCTGGGCTGGCGTCAGAAGCTGGCGTTTTCGGTGGCCATCCTCCATGATCCCAAAGTGGTTTTCCTGGACGAGCCGACGGGCGGCGTGGACCCGATCACCCGCCGGCAGTTCTGGGATATGATTTACGAGGCCGCCGCCGCCGGCGTCACCGTCTTCGCCACCACGCATTACATGGACGAGGCCGAATACTGCGACCGG